The Rosa rugosa chromosome 1, drRosRugo1.1, whole genome shotgun sequence genomic sequence cctttgtcaaaaaaaaaaaaaaaaaaaaaaaccagagaaGTCGTCGGTGACTGGAAGTTGTTTGATCGAAGTTCTCAGATCCATGAAGCAATGATTGGGTAGTTATTCTCTTTCTTAGCAGACAATTGGGATTTAACAGGGGTGGAGAAGACACACTGATCGGTGAAATTCATTCATATATAGTCGTACCCAGTTTTGAGGAAATGTCAATTTCCGAGGAGCAGTGGGATGGAGTTGGACCAGTAACACCTCAGGAGAAGTCACAAGATCAGCAGAAACTTAGCCCGGAGGAAAGTTTTGATAAAAGTGAGGCCATGGCCAACATAAGGAGGAGTTATGGAGATCTTCGGGGCACGGAATTGAAGGTCTGTCTACTTTCTTTCTCAATCTTCCCTGAGGGTTCTGAGATAAGAAAGAGGCCTCTAATTTACTGGTGGATCGGCGAGGGCTTCATCACGGCTACCAAAGAGAAGACAGCAGAGGAGATAGGAGAAGACATCTTTGCAAAACTCTTGAGAAAGGACTTGATTCAACCAGCTCCAGGTCAGTCCAACTGTGAATTACTTGTCAAAAATTGTATTGTTCACCCTTGGATTCGTCGTATGTTGATCTCCTTGGCTAGAGAGGCTAAGCTGTTCGACTTCGATCCCAAATGGCCAATGATGCCATCTGATTCTATATCGACTTGTAGGCGTTCATGTTTAGTTTCTAAGGTGGATAAGTCAATAACTCAGGGTGATGATCAATTGAAAAATCTGTTGACAGTATTCAATGTAAACGTTCAATATCTTGATTTGAAACAAGAATGGCTCGACAAGTTGAAGAGGGTTGAAGTTCTTCACTTTGGACGGTGGCAGAGCTCCCCCAAATATCACATTGAAGTGGATCAGAAAACATTTGATGGTTCACAAGCTGTATCGTTTCTAAATGGTTTGGGAGCTCAGAAGCACTTGAAGTATCTTAGCCTCAGAGGAATATCGAGAATTAGCGAACTCCCTGCTTCTATTCGCAGTCTTATCAGCCTTGAAATTCTCGATCTGAGAGCATGCCATGACTTGGAGAGGTTGCCTTCAGACATCTCATCATTGAAGAAGCTCACGCATTTGGATGTATCAGAGTGTTACTTACTagaaggcatgcccaaagggcTTCACAAACTTTCTTCCCTGCAAGTACTTAAAGGTTTTCTGATAGGATCACAGGAAAAAACTCCCACCAAACTTGGTGAACTTGCGACATTGAAGAAGCTAAGGAGGCTCAGCATACACATTGGGAATGGGGCTGCAATTCAAGCAGGGGAGTTTGAAAAGTTGAAAGTTATGTCATCTCTTCGCTTCCTGAAAGTATCATGGGGAGTGGTTTCTAAAAATTTAACAGAGATTGATGATGAGTCCTCGAAATTCTTGTTTCCAGAGAATTTAGAAAAATTGGATCTTCAAGGGTTTTCTCTACCAAAGGCACCAGAAGGGTTGAAGCCTAGCAAACTGAAAAATTTAAAGAAGCTCTATATAAGGGGTGGGGAGCTTCAGAGCTTGGATCTTGAGGAAAATGAGCCGCTGTGGAAAGTGGAAATCTTGCGTCTCAAGTACTTGGAGAAGTTCATAAAATcagaagaagaagtgaagagAATTTTTCCTCATCTGAAGTACTGGACAGTGGATACAGAGAACTCCAGTAAAGCTGAAGGCTAGGAGGTAAGAAAATCAATGCTACAATCTAATTGGTCAATTCTATAAATTTCTCCAGTAATTCTTAATATTTGAATGTTGTAAAGTTCTATTATCTGTACTACTTTTTCTGGAGTTATGTCAATTTACTGAATTCCATCTCCAATCCTTGAATGTTTGAATGTTGCAACTTGTTAGTTCTATGAACCTGAGTTCTAGTCTGTACTAATTGTTTTTATTAATGTACTATGTTTTTGTTAATGATTATTTATTTGTTGAACAAACTAAGAAAGTAATGTCTACTTATTCACATAAAATCATGTGCATTCTTCTATTCGAAGACATCCATCTACAAAGCCATAATGAACAGTATCTGGCAATGTGTGTTCAAGAGGCGTATGAGATATGGGAAATCTCGTGCAACGAAGGGTTTttatccatttaccccatttttagggatttttttcccactaaccccattaagttttttttaattccctcttacccaatacactctaagggagtcttccctaataccccattaaatttttttttttgtttttaaattttttttaataccattttacccctaatccctttgttatttagagagagagagagaaaaaatggaagaaagagaaaccataggagacttcaccggtcgccggaatctaGTCACCGGTTGCCGCCCACTGGAATTtttgaaaacctcaccggaaaggtttattgcccccaatagacatctattaccccccaatagatggGAACGAGGTGATTACAacaattcaaaacatatattgccccccaatagacatttcaaTTGCCGGAATAGTTACTAATCCTCTTAAAATTAGGCAAATAGAACTttgaataaggaaaaaaaagaggagattgcACCAATTcaagacgtctattgccctccagtagacgtctattgcctcccaatagacgtttattgtcCCTGgtgaaacttttttttctttgcttcttcaccttctgccccctattttaccaaaaagtaaaaaaaaaaaaagcaagagaCCGGATTGCAGCTCAATCATACAATagataattaaagaaaaagaaaaagcaaaggaGATAATTAAAGGCCCGAGCCAAAACACCTCAAGTGGTGAATTAAATTTGAAGCACAAGGACTTTCAAGCTGGGCCGGGTCCAATTTCTCTTGGGCAGTTCTATTCCTGTCTTGGACGCCCAATCCCTCATCTGGGAAGCCTCCACCGACCTCGCAAGTGCCACAGAGTCGCTGaaattgcttcttcttcttgtgggTGGGTTGATTTGGATGCCACTGGGATTGAATGCGGTGACAGGAAAATGAtggaggagagaggagagagggagagattgTGGTTGGGTGCAGAGATTGTGATGGTGAGTATGAACAAGTGGGGAAGAACCGAAGAAGGTGGTGGTGCTCTGCAACATTTTTGGGGGTTTTAGCTGAGCCACCCACGACGACGAAGAAGACGACGGAGCCGAGGGAGGAAGCACATGGCTAGTAATCTGGCGTCGGCGATCTGCACGGAAAGTAAATAACAGTGAGCAAAACCGAGGCGGAGACGAGGAGAGAGAGCAACGCCGGCAATCTACATGGAGAGAAAATCACAGCGAGCAAAAACACAGGCGGTGACCAGGAGAGAGAGTCCGGCGCCGGCGATTGCacagaggagggagagagagagagagagtgcgtcgtgtgtggagagagagagagtctgcgtgagaaagagagagagagagagagaggagagaagggctggttgtaattcattaattagattaagggtaaaattgttatttcaactcaaattgggttagtgggaataaaaatctgttggtggggtaagtgagataattttagctcattttggggcttttggtcaatgaCCCTTAAATAAAAATTTCGGGACCTCACAACATTGAAGAATATGGAGACCAGGTACAAGTCGTCATGGTTGTGTAAAATTTCATAAAGGGAAGATAGTtatgaaacaaaaataatttgaaaatttttaCATATGCATGTATATCTCTTAGTAGTTTGTAGTGGAGTAGAAAAGAACATATTGTTtccattttatttcttttctctttcttttccattttttacATATGCATGTCAATCTCGTTGTATGTGTTAACAAATAACGAAGTCAATTAAAattaataaagaaagaaagtcCGAAGATTAATGGAAAAAGATGGGTGGGGTTGCTATGATATGGGCTTTGGCAGAATGATAGACTCAGAGCCAAGCAGGTGCAGAAGAACAGATCATAAAAAGTGAAGGTGCTCAAATGAAGCATACCTAAATTTCAAGTACTGTGAGAAGCATATGCACCATGTAAATTGCCAACAATAGAATTCTTCCCATCTTTTCCAATTTACGAGTTCTGAAATAAGATCTGTAACTTTCTTTTGGAAGAAATACCCAAATCAAGCAATTCTCATGAACCAACCAGAAATAAATTGAgtttcaaaattttgaattgAGGTATACGGTGAAGAACCCATATTAGGTGTAGAAGATGGCTATATCTGACAACATTCAAACAACCCAAATCCAAAAATTTTCTGTCAAATCTTTAGGATAAGGCTATCATAAACATAGTCCGTAGACTTTGAAAGCTGGAAAAATGAAGATttcaaatagaaagaaaaagaaaaagaaaatcaattttcTTGACCAAATGAACAGCATAGAGCATAGAAGTGTTTAGCTTCCTTTAGATTGAAGGATACACATCGAGAGAAATCCTTGAACTCAATAGCAATTCACGAGCAACAAAAATAACCCAGtaacaattacccaaatcaagcaATTACCACCATGAAACTACCAGAAACAAAATGATTCAAGTGGAAATCAAATATCCAAAGCAAGAACGTCTCATGGAAATTTAAAGCTAGCTAGAAAATAGCGAGCCCATCGCACTTTGAGATTATCAAAATGAGGACTGGAAAATACAAGAGCAGAATGAAAACTAGCAGATGAAGGGAGTTTCTAAAAGGGACAAAACTGACCGGCTTTGTGAGTTGGCCTTTTGCTcaggggcggaaccaggatttaaATCTTGGGGGGGTCCAAGCCGTTAcgtatatttttgtttttgaaaaatatTAGAAGAAATATTGTCAGATGTGTTTGCACAGAAACCTTCTAAAATGTTTGCTCGGATCCCTGTTGTATATAGACTAATGCACATTATAACTATTATTCATTCAGTAGTTTACGTTTTTTCTCAGAAAATTAATTCCCTTATAATTTATCCAAAAATTAGTCATGCATATCAGACTTCATTTGTCTTAATTGACAAAAGACTAGTATAATTATTTTTTGGGTACAGTAATAAATCTTATTGTTGGGTGAATGATAAAGTATATAATTTACCAAATAAATAGTTAAGTAATTAGTAAACTAACTAATTTAGTTATCAAAGCCATCAaatcctattcaaaaaaaaaaaaactaactaatTTAGTTTCTTAATATTATTTATTTCTGTTTTGAACTTTGATTAGTTATGATTTATGAGAAATTTTTGGGACAGAGGGGGGGTCCAATGCTTGAATTAAGCTCAGTTTTAAATATCTCAAAGCCTAATTAGCTAGTTAATTGAGATTTACCAAAACATCTAGGGGGGGTCTGGACCCCTTCAGGCCTTGGAATGGGTCGGCCCCTGCTTTCGCTCGAACCTGAGTTTCTCGGAGCCTTCATCTTCATTGGAGGCGGAGTCGGAGTCGGCGAATGAACCGTAGAGAAATCAAAGACACAATCTTTGCTGACCCATTTTGGATTTCCACCTTATTTGAATCAAGAAAACTAACCAAGCTTGGAGATTTTCGAGAGGCTTCCGACTTGGAGATCGAACTTGGCGAGGGATCAAGCTCTCGTGAGCCAAAGCTTGGACATCGTCGACGCTGTAGAGCATGGAGTTGACGATGGTCGCTCCGACGCCGAGATCGAAAGCGGTGCGTGCAAGGTTGGTGAGGAAGCTAGGAGACGGCATCTTGGTTACTTCCCATCTTGCTCCCCATTGTAGTTCAGTAGTAAGATAGTAGTTTCCCATTTGGGAGATGTTTTAGCTCCATTGGTGGGgtgtgatttaaaaaaaaaaaaaaataagatgaCTCTATTCATATCTTCAAATTTAATCttggaaaaatttcagtttactaccctgtactttccactcaacatcatgttagtccctcccCTTTCAATTAGATCAGCAACACCCtcatgctttcaatttcaatcagctgTGCCCAAATTTTTTTGAGACATCCAAATCGGACGTCAAGTGGTGATGTGGCAGTGACAAACTCGGAGAGTGGGCCCAGAGAAGGGTAAATTCGACCTTTCACTCAATTTCTACCCAAAAcgccaaacaaaacaaaacaaaacaaaaacaaattttaCCACCTCGCTGGTTATGAGTTCTCTCCAAAACATTAAACTCATCAAACTCATGCATTAAATAAGGTCCCCTTATTAAAACTTGGAATACAATGCAAATAAGCGACGAGATATAAAATTAATCTCCACGCTATTTAATCTGGAATACATCAGGTTGCTTCTCCATGATCAGTTTCACTCTTGCTTGGACCTCCAGTACTTGGATGTCCTCCTCAATGCCAAAACGAGCCATCAGTAACCAAACAAAAGTGACAAGCTCTCCACCTTTAGTCAGCAATTGCGCGTGGCTATGTGCTCTGCAATGGCTTGCAGCATATGATAGCAATTCCACCCACACCGCGCTTATTAATTCCCATTTCGAGTCCCCGAATTTCATCAGCAGCCCGGCCAGAATACGTGCATCAAACAAAACAGATTTACTTCTATTCCCTTTGACATCGACTGGTTTAACTCCTGTATCTACATCAAGGAGTTTGCAACAAGCCTTACCTAGTTCCTCCTTGCCTAGTTTCACATCGGATCCCAATCCCCTTTTCTTAAAGAATTTTTTGGCTTCTGCAACCGTATCTCTAAATCTCTTTTGTCCGATTCCCGCTACAGAGGACATCAAAGCAGGTTGCATGATTAAGAGATATAGCATGTAATCAGACAAGGTCTTACTAAATTCACCATGCTCACCACCATTGCCTGTATTAACTCCGTAATAACACATCTCAGTAGCAATATGCCACAGCAGAATGCGTCGGTCATAAGTAACATCAACAAAGCACGATTGTAATTCCTCATAAGATAGTAAGTTCGTGTACTCCGGATGCTCCTTATACCTTTCTCGGAGAACCCAATCCCCTTGGGATGAACATATTGTTTTAGCAATTTtgggatcatcatcatcatctgctTTCAAGGATTTTTTTTGCAACTCTTCAAAAAtgaaattccacaacttcttaGCCAGTCTCTTGCTGGATCTATACTTCATCTCATCTCGAAGATACTTGAGGCCAAAGAATCTGATGATTTGAATGTAACGGTGGCCCAAGAATCTGATGAATCTACGGTACAGGTAAAAAAGGTCAAAACGGTCCCCAGGTCGGACTACTCTTCCACATTCTCGGAGAGAATAATCTATGAAGCTGAAACCGGAGACAGATTCACACCATCTTCGAAATAAAAATTTTCTGGTCCACTCCAGACATTTGGGTGTGGGTGTAGTAGTTGGTCGCCATGATCTCTTAAAGTCCAGGTACTTCATCACGAAACCAGTGACTAGGGAAAACTCTTTACAGAACTTGTATACAACAGCGATCGTCCAATCAGATAATATCAGCATCAAAAGAGCTATTGAATCAAGAGCTATGGCACCAAAAAGCAAGGAATAAGTAAGTCCGACATCAAACATGTGAAAGCCATGTTTCTCTAATCTATAGAAGAAAATAAGGGCTATGCAAACTGCGATGAAGGATGTAGCCCTCAACAAGTATCCCCGTCGAGAATGTACCACATAAGCTTTGGTGTACAGAGCTTCATACATAAAATTGAGCTCAGTcg encodes the following:
- the LOC133724638 gene encoding disease resistance RPP13-like protein 4 — its product is MSISEEQWDGVGPVTPQEKSQDQQKLSPEESFDKSEAMANIRRSYGDLRGTELKVCLLSFSIFPEGSEIRKRPLIYWWIGEGFITATKEKTAEEIGEDIFAKLLRKDLIQPAPGQSNCELLVKNCIVHPWIRRMLISLAREAKLFDFDPKWPMMPSDSISTCRRSCLVSKVDKSITQGDDQLKNLLTVFNVNVQYLDLKQEWLDKLKRVEVLHFGRWQSSPKYHIEVDQKTFDGSQAVSFLNGLGAQKHLKYLSLRGISRISELPASIRSLISLEILDLRACHDLERLPSDISSLKKLTHLDVSECYLLEGMPKGLHKLSSLQVLKGFLIGSQEKTPTKLGELATLKKLRRLSIHIGNGAAIQAGEFEKLKVMSSLRFLKVSWGVVSKNLTEIDDESSKFLFPENLEKLDLQGFSLPKAPEGLKPSKLKNLKKLYIRGGELQSLDLEENEPLWKVEILRLKYLEKFIKSEEEVKRIFPHLKYWTVDTENSSKAEG
- the LOC133707515 gene encoding uncharacterized protein LOC133707515, whose amino-acid sequence is MPSLAAPISNKVKNIWDKWNLRSFIILSLSLQTFLILFAPLRKRTSSKWVIVPIWLAYLLADWAANFAIGLIASSQTNTDQGSPENGNLLTFWAPFLLLHLGGPDTIIAIAMEDNALWPRHLLGLIFQVVAAMYVFGMQFSNQNKLLWPTLLLFVPGLVKYGERTRALYLASLESLKETILAIPEPGPDYAKYMDEYSSRKAAHLPIKIEIEEGRSSDSKNVTYQLGEGDTDNITLVEGAYHLFQISMGLIIDLVFDYHQRNESRAYFNKLKSEEAFTSIATELNFMYEALYTKAYVVHSRRGYLLRATSFIAVCIALIFFYRLEKHGFHMFDVGLTYSLLFGAIALDSIALLMLILSDWTIAVVYKFCKEFSLVTGFVMKYLDFKRSWRPTTTPTPKCLEWTRKFLFRRWCESVSGFSFIDYSLRECGRVVRPGDRFDLFYLYRRFIRFLGHRYIQIIRFFGLKYLRDEMKYRSSKRLAKKLWNFIFEELQKKSLKADDDDDPKIAKTICSSQGDWVLRERYKEHPEYTNLLSYEELQSCFVDVTYDRRILLWHIATEMCYYGVNTGNGGEHGEFSKTLSDYMLYLLIMQPALMSSVAGIGQKRFRDTVAEAKKFFKKRGLGSDVKLGKEELGKACCKLLDVDTGVKPVDVKGNRSKSVLFDARILAGLLMKFGDSKWELISAVWVELLSYAASHCRAHSHAQLLTKGGELVTFVWLLMARFGIEEDIQVLEVQARVKLIMEKQPDVFQIK